In Microvenator marinus, one genomic interval encodes:
- a CDS encoding TIGR04255 family protein — protein sequence MTKFSIPLKESLLVGFLKGAESEVPIEALQLEFYGYTLEKLEQTQPIDPSHALISENDSQPSLLVGPLSIGVSVREYQSWEIFRDLAWDTLLRAHSVYTEGWIEGLLLRYVDRFEGENPAAVAASLKILNSLLEGGSFQEGQFTYSDALNLANEPSHVLTNYTFHHFEDEENVEGFIGLVIFDTYALFENLNKRPDEWLEAAHRWQKQAFWRALTPDYLGGPGANCFDAEERSVFERQP from the coding sequence ATGACAAAGTTTTCGATACCGCTAAAAGAATCACTCCTGGTCGGCTTTTTGAAAGGCGCGGAGTCTGAAGTCCCTATCGAGGCTCTACAGCTGGAGTTCTATGGGTACACCCTTGAAAAATTGGAGCAAACGCAGCCAATCGACCCCAGTCATGCGCTCATCAGTGAGAACGATTCCCAACCTTCGCTTTTGGTGGGCCCACTCTCCATCGGTGTGAGCGTCAGGGAATACCAGAGTTGGGAAATATTTAGAGATTTGGCATGGGATACACTTTTGAGGGCCCACAGCGTCTACACTGAGGGTTGGATCGAAGGCCTGCTTCTTCGATATGTGGATCGCTTTGAAGGAGAAAATCCGGCGGCCGTTGCCGCTTCTTTGAAGATCCTCAATTCCTTGTTGGAAGGAGGCAGTTTTCAGGAAGGTCAATTCACCTACAGCGACGCACTTAATCTGGCTAATGAGCCTTCCCATGTCCTTACGAACTATACGTTCCATCATTTTGAAGATGAAGAAAACGTAGAGGGCTTTATTGGTTTGGTGATTTTTGACACGTACGCATTATTTGAGAACCTGAACAAGAGGCCGGATGAATGGCTTGAGGCTGCCCATCGCTGGCAGAAGCAAGCATTCTGGAGGGCATTAACTCCAGATTATCTCGGCGGCCCTGGCGCGAACTGTTTTGAT